One genomic segment of Natrialbaceae archaeon AArc-T1-2 includes these proteins:
- the queC gene encoding 7-cyano-7-deazaguanine synthase QueC, with protein MTETSDPHSTDPDESTEKRAVVLLSGGMDSATVAYEARDRGYDLDALHTSYGQRTEDRERACARRVADELDVREFLHVETEHLVTIGASSLTDDALDVEDAELEREEIPDTYVPFRNANLLAMAVSYAEANGCEAVFVGAHSEDFSGYPDCRPAFFEAFERVVDVGTHPETEIAVEAPFVEASKTDIARRGLDLEVPFEHTWSCYRESEPACGTCDACAYRLQAFQRLGVCDPIDYLERPRYATT; from the coding sequence ATGACAGAGACGTCCGACCCTCACTCGACCGATCCCGATGAATCGACAGAAAAACGTGCCGTCGTCTTGCTCTCCGGCGGCATGGACAGCGCCACCGTCGCCTACGAGGCCCGCGACCGCGGCTACGACCTCGACGCCCTGCACACCTCCTACGGCCAGCGTACCGAAGACCGAGAACGCGCGTGTGCTCGCAGGGTAGCCGACGAACTCGACGTCCGCGAGTTCCTGCACGTCGAGACAGAACATCTCGTCACGATCGGCGCCTCGAGCCTGACCGACGACGCACTCGACGTCGAGGACGCGGAGTTAGAGCGCGAGGAGATTCCGGACACCTACGTCCCGTTCCGAAACGCGAACCTGCTCGCGATGGCGGTCTCCTATGCCGAGGCGAACGGCTGTGAGGCAGTGTTCGTCGGTGCCCACAGCGAGGACTTCTCCGGCTATCCCGACTGCCGGCCGGCGTTCTTCGAAGCGTTCGAACGGGTCGTCGACGTCGGAACCCACCCCGAAACCGAGATCGCGGTCGAAGCGCCGTTCGTCGAGGCCTCGAAAACGGACATCGCACGGCGAGGCCTCGACCTCGAGGTCCCATTCGAGCACACCTGGAGCTGTTACCGCGAGAGCGAACCCGCCTGTGGCACCTGTGACGCCTGTGCCTACCGGCTGCAAGCGTTCCAGCGTCTCGGCGTCTGCGATCCCATCGACTACCTCGAGCGACCCCGGTACGCGACGACGTGA
- a CDS encoding 7-carboxy-7-deazaguanine synthase QueE, translating into MPVSDAPSRGDTDDAGCEDALPVNELFYSLQGEGRLAGVPSVFVRTSGCNLRCWFCDSYHTSWEPTHDWLELESVLAEVDAHSVDHVVVTGGEPLLHDGVVELLEELSAREYHVTVETNGTIYREAPIDLVSISPKLSSSTPTPDRRPADAPDDGTWADRHERDRIDHETLARLVDAYEFQLKFVVTDEDDAGEVRELVETIREMASVPVRDDDVLLMPEGATRGRLAETRSRVAEFAMEYGFRYTPRLHVDLWNDAPET; encoded by the coding sequence ATGCCGGTCTCCGACGCGCCGTCTCGAGGCGACACCGACGACGCCGGGTGCGAGGACGCACTGCCGGTCAACGAGTTGTTTTACTCGCTGCAGGGCGAGGGACGGCTCGCGGGTGTTCCCTCGGTGTTCGTTCGCACGAGCGGCTGTAACCTCCGGTGTTGGTTCTGTGACTCCTATCACACCTCCTGGGAGCCGACCCACGACTGGCTCGAGCTGGAGTCAGTTCTCGCGGAGGTCGACGCCCACAGCGTCGACCACGTCGTCGTCACGGGCGGCGAACCCCTGTTGCACGATGGCGTCGTCGAGCTGCTCGAGGAGCTCTCGGCCCGGGAGTATCACGTCACCGTCGAGACGAACGGGACGATCTACCGCGAGGCACCGATCGACCTCGTCTCGATCAGCCCGAAACTGTCGAGTTCGACGCCGACACCGGATCGTCGACCAGCAGACGCCCCGGACGACGGCACCTGGGCGGACCGCCACGAACGAGACCGGATCGACCACGAGACGCTCGCCCGGCTGGTCGACGCCTACGAGTTCCAGCTGAAGTTCGTCGTCACGGACGAGGACGATGCAGGCGAGGTACGCGAACTCGTCGAGACGATCCGCGAGATGGCGTCGGTTCCAGTACGGGACGACGACGTCCTCCTGATGCCCGAAGGAGCCACCCGTGGTCGCCTCGCCGAGACCCGATCTCGCGTGGCCGAGTTCGCGATGGAGTACGGCTTCCGGTACACGCCCCGCCTGCACGTCGACCTGTGGAACGACGCCCCCGAGACCTGA
- a CDS encoding 6-pyruvoyl trahydropterin synthase family protein produces MVERILEDDGCDADGDIVGTRRVIHVGRDSPLRISAGHRLRHHDGKCARPHGHNYEISVTVAGELTEEGWIVDKGDITDVVSEWDHTFLLEAGDPLIEAFETAGDGDAVVVLEQPPTAEVMSVVLEAKLERRLPETVTDVAVEVRETSELCGGGRF; encoded by the coding sequence ATGGTCGAGAGAATACTCGAGGATGATGGCTGCGATGCCGACGGCGACATCGTTGGAACTCGCCGCGTCATCCACGTCGGCCGCGACAGCCCGCTCCGGATCAGCGCCGGCCACCGACTAAGACACCACGACGGGAAGTGTGCTCGCCCTCACGGACACAACTACGAGATCTCGGTCACCGTCGCCGGCGAGCTCACCGAAGAAGGGTGGATCGTCGACAAGGGCGATATTACCGACGTCGTATCCGAGTGGGATCACACGTTCCTCCTCGAGGCGGGCGATCCGCTGATCGAGGCGTTCGAGACCGCAGGCGACGGCGACGCCGTCGTCGTACTCGAGCAGCCGCCAACGGCGGAGGTGATGAGCGTCGTCCTGGAGGCGAAGCTCGAGCGACGGCTGCCCGAGACCGTCACGGACGTCGCCGTCGAAGTTCGGGAGACGAGCGAGCTCTGTGGCGGGGGCCGGTTCTGA
- a CDS encoding DUF2080 family transposase-associated protein, whose protein sequence is MGTFELEGEEIIDREAKEFGGSAHATVPKDWRGADVKVIRVSDPDETDDENEE, encoded by the coding sequence ATGGGCACGTTCGAACTGGAAGGCGAAGAAATCATCGACCGCGAAGCGAAGGAGTTCGGCGGGAGTGCCCACGCCACCGTACCCAAAGACTGGCGCGGCGCAGACGTGAAAGTCATCCGCGTTAGCGACCCCGACGAAACCGACGACGAAAACGAAGAGTAA
- a CDS encoding helix-turn-helix domain-containing protein codes for MNYNYRYRIEPDEAVETALERHIDTCRQLYNHYLYELRNTDEYLSYTAMQNMLPDLKDWWGELNDVYSKVLQTVARRVSDNLDRLKEKKDNGHKVGMLKWKPPREYRSLTYNCFVE; via the coding sequence ATGAACTACAACTACAGGTATCGCATCGAACCTGACGAAGCCGTCGAAACCGCGTTAGAACGGCATATCGATACCTGTAGGCAACTGTACAACCACTACCTGTACGAACTCCGCAACACCGACGAGTACCTGTCGTACACCGCGATGCAGAACATGCTTCCCGACCTGAAAGACTGGTGGGGCGAATTGAATGACGTGTACTCGAAAGTGTTGCAGACGGTCGCTCGCCGCGTTAGCGACAACCTCGACCGCCTCAAAGAGAAGAAAGACAACGGACACAAGGTCGGGATGCTCAAGTGGAAGCCACCGCGAGAGTATCGAAGTCTCACATACAACTGCTTTGTTGAATAG
- a CDS encoding IS5 family transposase yields MEIDILDFVEQCRDLAKQALGKHAGEPASGGFARWVHVVLHCFRLEEGHSYRETPNRLKYMSEVRDVLGLDQDELPDYSTIYKSFDRLKMWVWRALLRVSAQQHPQSGHVALDSTFFDRHAASSYYRQRSGNSVQTLKVTTLTDVESLAVLDVHISARWKHDTKTGPQVVRRNADDLLSVAADKAFHNWHTKYEFYALGVEPLILQRGSKPLTTGNNTLIRTKGYAQRWMAETSYSTTKRSLGDAVRALGWYRQFREIVLMFAIINIEKLCEPL; encoded by the coding sequence ATGGAAATCGATATCCTCGACTTCGTTGAGCAGTGTCGAGACCTAGCCAAACAAGCGTTGGGGAAGCACGCGGGCGAGCCCGCCAGCGGCGGGTTCGCCCGCTGGGTACATGTCGTTTTGCACTGTTTTCGGCTCGAAGAGGGCCATAGCTACCGTGAAACGCCGAACCGGCTGAAGTACATGTCTGAGGTTCGTGACGTACTTGGCCTCGATCAGGACGAGTTGCCGGATTACAGCACGATCTACAAGTCGTTCGATCGGCTGAAAATGTGGGTGTGGCGGGCGTTGCTGCGCGTTTCAGCGCAGCAACACCCGCAGTCTGGACACGTCGCTCTCGACAGTACGTTCTTCGACCGACACGCTGCATCATCGTATTACCGTCAGCGATCCGGGAATAGCGTGCAGACGCTGAAAGTGACCACATTAACCGATGTAGAGTCTCTTGCAGTTCTTGACGTTCATATCTCAGCCCGGTGGAAACACGATACGAAGACAGGGCCGCAGGTCGTCCGCCGGAACGCGGACGACCTGCTTTCCGTCGCTGCTGACAAAGCCTTCCACAACTGGCACACCAAATACGAGTTCTACGCCCTCGGTGTCGAACCACTGATCTTACAGCGTGGATCGAAACCACTCACGACAGGGAACAACACGCTTATCCGGACAAAAGGCTACGCTCAGCGCTGGATGGCCGAAACGTCGTACTCGACAACGAAGCGCTCGCTCGGCGATGCCGTGCGAGCGCTGGGCTGGTATCGACAGTTCCGTGAAATTGTCCTCATGTTCGCCATCATCAACATAGAAAAGCTCTGTGAGCCACTCTAA
- a CDS encoding winged helix-turn-helix domain-containing protein produces the protein MSRGGWANDQESESNALLAALGNKYSAEILCAAGTPKSAQTLSEDIEIPIATCYRRIEELVDAGLLECEGRRLSEEGRRTNIYRRTLDELEIDFNGERPQFSRKPRTEAKNRLEEQRGTQ, from the coding sequence ATGTCACGTGGTGGTTGGGCGAACGATCAGGAATCGGAATCGAACGCGCTTCTCGCTGCGCTTGGAAACAAATACAGCGCCGAGATCCTCTGTGCTGCAGGTACCCCCAAATCGGCACAGACGCTAAGCGAGGACATCGAAATCCCGATCGCGACCTGTTACCGTCGCATCGAAGAACTCGTCGACGCCGGACTCCTCGAGTGTGAGGGGCGGCGACTCTCCGAGGAGGGACGTCGGACGAACATCTACCGGCGAACCCTCGACGAGCTCGAGATCGACTTCAACGGTGAACGGCCCCAGTTCTCTCGAAAGCCTCGTACCGAAGCCAAAAACCGGCTGGAAGAACAACGCGGGACCCAGTAA
- a CDS encoding NADP-dependent malic enzyme yields MSLEEDSLEYHRREPAGKLEVTTTKSTTTQRELSLAYSPGVAGPCREIADDSDAAYQYTIKENLVGVVSNGSAVLGLGDIGPQASKPVMEGKGVLFKRFADIDVFDIELDHDDPTAFVESVAGMEPTFGGINLEDIKAPECFEIEARLRERLSIPVFHDDQHGTAIISGAALLNATEISGKALEDLEVTFAGAGAAAVATARFYVSLGVQTENITMVDIDGILTTERAEAGDLNPHNREFARDVPDGGLSDAMADADVFVGLSAGGIVDREMVRSMAENPIVFAMANPDPEIGYEEAKTAREDTVIMATGRSDYPNQVNNVLGFPFIFRGALDVRATEINETMKVAAAEAIADLAKADVPDAVRKAYGDQPLQFGPEYIIPKPVDPRILFEVAPAVAQAAIESGAARTTVDPDRYLERLEARLGKSREMMRVVRNKAKSDPQRVALAEGDDEKIVRAAYQLADRNIARPILLGNEAKIRRIVDDVGLEFDPDVVDPAAGEYETYVDALYERRRRKGITRKEAAELTRDSNYFGAVMVEQDDADAMLTGLTYHYPSALRPLLQVVGTAADVTHAAGVYMLTFKNRVVFLADATVNQDPDAETLEEVTRHAAEIARRFDVEPRAALLSYSNFGSVDNEGTRKPRRAAARLRADPAVDFPVDGEMQADTAVVEEIVQETYEFSDLDEPANVLVFPNLEAGNIAYKLLQRLGGADTVGPMLAGMAEPVHVLQRDDEVRDIVNLAAVAAVEAQPTN; encoded by the coding sequence ATGTCACTGGAAGAAGACTCACTCGAGTACCACCGACGAGAGCCGGCGGGAAAGCTCGAGGTCACGACGACGAAATCGACGACCACCCAGCGCGAGTTAAGCCTCGCGTACTCGCCGGGCGTCGCCGGACCGTGTCGCGAGATCGCGGACGATTCCGACGCGGCGTACCAGTATACGATCAAGGAGAATCTGGTCGGCGTGGTCTCTAACGGGAGCGCCGTCCTCGGACTCGGCGACATCGGCCCGCAGGCGTCGAAACCGGTTATGGAAGGCAAAGGCGTGCTCTTCAAGCGGTTCGCCGACATCGACGTGTTCGACATCGAACTCGATCACGACGATCCGACCGCGTTCGTCGAGTCCGTTGCGGGAATGGAGCCGACGTTCGGCGGGATCAACCTCGAGGACATCAAAGCCCCCGAGTGCTTCGAGATCGAGGCCCGGCTCCGCGAGCGGCTATCGATTCCCGTCTTCCACGACGACCAGCACGGAACGGCGATCATCTCGGGAGCAGCGCTCCTGAACGCGACAGAAATTTCCGGAAAGGCGCTCGAGGACCTCGAGGTGACGTTCGCCGGCGCCGGTGCAGCGGCGGTCGCGACGGCTCGCTTTTACGTGTCACTCGGCGTGCAAACGGAGAACATCACCATGGTCGACATCGACGGCATTCTCACGACCGAGCGGGCGGAAGCCGGCGATCTCAACCCGCACAACCGCGAGTTCGCCCGCGACGTTCCCGACGGGGGTCTGTCCGATGCGATGGCGGATGCGGACGTCTTCGTCGGCCTCTCGGCCGGCGGCATCGTCGATCGAGAGATGGTCCGTTCGATGGCCGAGAACCCGATCGTCTTCGCGATGGCGAACCCGGATCCGGAGATCGGCTACGAGGAAGCCAAGACGGCTCGGGAGGACACCGTCATCATGGCGACCGGGCGCTCCGATTACCCGAACCAGGTGAACAACGTCCTCGGGTTCCCCTTCATCTTCCGCGGCGCGCTCGACGTCCGGGCGACCGAGATCAACGAAACGATGAAAGTCGCCGCGGCCGAAGCGATCGCCGACCTTGCGAAGGCGGACGTCCCAGACGCCGTCCGAAAAGCCTACGGAGACCAGCCGCTCCAGTTCGGCCCCGAGTACATCATTCCGAAGCCGGTGGATCCCCGCATCCTGTTCGAGGTAGCACCTGCGGTTGCACAAGCGGCGATCGAGAGCGGCGCTGCCCGCACCACGGTCGATCCCGATCGCTATCTCGAGCGACTCGAAGCCCGCCTGGGTAAATCCCGCGAGATGATGCGCGTCGTCCGTAACAAAGCCAAAAGCGATCCCCAGCGCGTCGCGCTCGCGGAGGGGGACGACGAAAAGATCGTTCGCGCGGCGTACCAGCTCGCCGATCGGAACATCGCCCGGCCGATCCTCCTCGGCAACGAAGCCAAGATACGCCGAATCGTCGACGACGTGGGCCTCGAGTTCGATCCCGACGTCGTCGATCCGGCGGCCGGGGAGTACGAGACGTACGTCGACGCGCTCTACGAACGTCGGCGTCGCAAGGGAATCACCCGAAAAGAAGCGGCCGAACTGACCCGAGACAGCAACTACTTCGGCGCGGTAATGGTCGAACAAGATGACGCCGACGCCATGTTGACTGGGTTGACGTATCACTACCCCTCGGCGCTTCGACCACTCCTGCAGGTCGTCGGCACCGCGGCGGACGTGACCCACGCTGCGGGCGTCTACATGCTCACGTTCAAAAACCGCGTCGTCTTCCTGGCGGACGCGACGGTCAATCAGGATCCCGACGCGGAGACCCTCGAGGAGGTGACCCGCCACGCGGCGGAGATCGCTCGTCGGTTCGACGTCGAGCCGCGTGCCGCGTTGCTGTCGTACTCGAACTTCGGCAGCGTCGACAACGAGGGGACCCGTAAACCGCGTCGGGCAGCCGCTCGGCTCCGGGCGGATCCCGCAGTCGACTTCCCGGTCGACGGCGAGATGCAAGCCGATACGGCCGTCGTCGAGGAGATCGTCCAGGAGACCTACGAGTTTTCGGATCTCGACGAGCCGGCAAACGTACTCGTCTTCCCCAACCTCGAGGCTGGAAACATCGCGTATAAACTCCTGCAACGACTCGGCGGTGCAGACACAGTGGGACCGATGCTCGCCGGGATGGCCGAACCGGTCCACGTCCTGCAACGAGACGACGAGGTCAGAGACATCGTGAACCTCGCAGCCGTCGCGGCCGTCGAAGCTCAACCGACGAACTAG